The candidate division WOR-3 bacterium genome includes the window ACGGGTTGCCAGCCAAGTATCGGGTGAGGTTGACATTCTGGTTGTGCCCACAATGGCGACTGGCAACATCCTGGCCAAGGGATTGCAATACTTGGGTGGAGCCAAGGCAGCCGGCATTGTGGTTGGCGCACGCAAGCCGATTGTGATGCTGTCACGGGCTGACGATGCCCAGACGAAACTTTACTCGCTGGCTTTGGGCGGGTTTGCCGCCTAAGTCTGGATGAGCAGGCAAGCGGAGGTCCTATGAAGAAGCAGGCGGTGAGAACCGACAGGGCACCAGTTCCGGTTGGGCCGTACAGCCAGGCGGTGCGCACTGGAGAGCTCGTGTTTACGTCTGGCCAGATTGCGCTCGACCCTGCGACCGGGCAGATGAAACAAGAGAGCATCGAAGCTGAGACCGAACAGGTGTTTGCTAATCTCGCCGCGGTGCTCGAAGCAGCCGGGTCGAGCATGGACAAGGTAGTCAAGGTCTTGGTGTTCCTCACGGACATGAACGACTTTAGCCGGATGAATCAGGTTTATGCCCGGCACTTCAGTGAGCCTTTCCCGGCTCGCTCGTGCGTCCAGGTTTCGGCCTTGCCTAAAGGTGCACGGGTTGAAATCGAACTTGTCGCTGCTTGCTAGCCTGCTGGCGGCCGGTCCGGGACTGGTCGCTCCTGCACTCATGCCGCAGCAGCGGCTCATTCGGATGAGCAAG containing:
- a CDS encoding RidA family protein, producing the protein MKKQAVRTDRAPVPVGPYSQAVRTGELVFTSGQIALDPATGQMKQESIEAETEQVFANLAAVLEAAGSSMDKVVKVLVFLTDMNDFSRMNQVYARHFSEPFPARSCVQVSALPKGARVEIELVAAC